A portion of the Corynebacterium occultum genome contains these proteins:
- a CDS encoding AMP-binding protein, with amino-acid sequence MAKNQPIGSALNVEIPPMELARQFIESVPSLAGAGALAFRGVGGVATLGQSVTRWGMSFAFLAEAAASHSPKHPAIIDDMGQMSYLELRDGARALARGLQARGVRAGHNVGVLARNSRVSPLALIACAYLGASPLIMNPYSSGNQVSAILRQYKGMALVADAEYVGEIENLEGIQVILGYNPEPESLPENVSRYPGIMEVIATTDPNIPLPFRPTQHPTIIMSSGTTGTPKGVVRGVPKTPQVLGAVLPKVPWRLGGTIQLSASLFHAWGWLNLNISLLTKSTMVLRRNFDPVQAVSDCIEYRINGVVSAAVFLRDFIAELEQAENADPKVAPKVGPMEFIVSSGNAIPPSLVRTLNARFGPVVCNFYGSTEHGPIAVASGAELAEDPDRAGTVATGVRTIILDEDLNEVPAGQVGEIYSANSESMHGYLSEKDQVRSYRGMLATGDLGFFDEQGYLHVRGRADDMVIKGGENVYPRELEEFLVKQEGIADVFVKGVQNDIIADLNCYVVRDDTEAGRSLDNEAVRQLAADNLAWQNVPDHIVWCDHLPRNDAGKVVPRELPQIKQS; translated from the coding sequence GTGGCAAAAAATCAACCCATCGGCTCCGCTCTCAATGTGGAGATTCCCCCCATGGAACTGGCCCGGCAGTTCATTGAGTCGGTGCCCTCGCTGGCGGGCGCTGGTGCGCTGGCCTTCCGTGGGGTCGGTGGTGTGGCCACCCTCGGTCAGTCAGTCACCCGATGGGGGATGTCCTTCGCCTTCCTTGCGGAAGCTGCTGCCAGCCACAGCCCGAAGCATCCCGCCATCATCGACGACATGGGCCAGATGAGCTACCTCGAGCTTCGCGACGGTGCCCGGGCGCTGGCCCGCGGACTGCAGGCCAGGGGAGTGCGTGCGGGCCACAACGTCGGTGTGCTCGCCCGCAACAGCCGGGTCAGCCCGCTGGCACTGATCGCCTGCGCCTACCTGGGTGCGAGCCCGCTGATCATGAACCCCTACTCCTCCGGAAACCAGGTCAGCGCCATCCTGAGGCAGTATAAGGGCATGGCCCTGGTGGCTGATGCGGAATATGTCGGTGAGATCGAGAACCTCGAGGGAATCCAGGTCATCCTCGGGTATAACCCGGAGCCGGAATCCCTGCCGGAGAATGTCTCCCGCTATCCCGGGATCATGGAGGTCATCGCCACCACTGATCCAAATATCCCGCTACCCTTCCGCCCCACCCAGCATCCCACCATCATCATGTCCTCCGGCACCACCGGCACCCCGAAGGGCGTGGTCCGGGGCGTGCCTAAGACCCCGCAGGTACTCGGCGCGGTTCTGCCGAAGGTGCCCTGGCGGCTCGGGGGAACTATCCAGCTCAGCGCCTCCCTCTTCCATGCCTGGGGCTGGCTGAACCTCAATATTTCGCTGCTGACCAAGTCCACTATGGTGCTGCGACGCAACTTCGACCCGGTTCAGGCGGTGTCCGACTGCATCGAGTACCGCATCAACGGAGTGGTCTCCGCAGCGGTGTTCCTCCGAGATTTCATCGCTGAATTGGAGCAGGCGGAAAATGCTGATCCGAAGGTCGCCCCCAAGGTGGGGCCGATGGAGTTCATAGTCTCCTCCGGCAATGCCATCCCGCCCTCACTGGTGCGCACCCTCAATGCTCGTTTCGGTCCGGTGGTGTGCAACTTCTACGGCTCCACCGAACATGGCCCCATCGCTGTCGCCAGCGGGGCGGAGCTGGCAGAGGATCCGGACCGTGCCGGTACCGTCGCCACCGGTGTGCGCACCATCATCCTGGATGAGGACCTCAATGAGGTGCCAGCAGGGCAGGTGGGTGAGATCTACAGTGCCAACTCTGAATCCATGCATGGCTACCTCTCCGAGAAGGACCAGGTGCGCTCCTACCGCGGCATGTTGGCCACCGGTGATCTCGGCTTCTTCGATGAACAGGGTTATCTTCATGTCCGCGGCCGTGCCGATGACATGGTGATCAAGGGGGGCGAGAATGTCTACCCGCGGGAACTCGAGGAATTTCTGGTCAAGCAGGAAGGCATCGCCGATGTCTTCGTCAAGGGGGTGCAGAATGACATCATCGCCGACCTGAACTGTTATGTGGTCCGGGACGACACCGAAGCCGGCCGCTCCTTGGACAATGAGGCGGTCCGTCAGCTGGCCGCGGATAACCTGGCCTGGCAGAATGTGCCCGATCACATCGTCTGGTGTGATCATCTGCCGCGTAATGATGCGGGCAAGGTGGTTCCCCGGGAACTGCCGCAGATCAAGCAGTCCTAG
- a CDS encoding TetR/AcrR family transcriptional regulator has translation MPVVSNTELSGRRLEILEGARRCFAEFGYEGATVRRLEEATGKSRGAIFHHFGDKENLFLTLAREDAARMAQVAAEEGLVEVMRDLLHHPEKHDWLATRLEITRMLRTDENFRARWQEHQALLDEAVLTRLTRNAAQSRMRTDVPVDVLHVYLDTMLEGFLSRLASGRSVEHLEQVLALVEDSVRRGT, from the coding sequence ATGCCGGTTGTCAGTAACACCGAATTATCCGGACGACGCCTCGAGATCCTGGAAGGCGCCCGCCGGTGTTTCGCTGAGTTCGGTTATGAGGGTGCCACCGTCCGACGTCTGGAGGAGGCCACCGGTAAATCCCGGGGCGCCATCTTCCATCACTTCGGAGACAAGGAGAACCTCTTCCTCACCCTGGCGAGGGAGGATGCGGCACGGATGGCCCAGGTCGCTGCAGAGGAAGGTCTGGTGGAGGTCATGCGTGATCTCCTCCATCATCCGGAGAAGCACGATTGGTTGGCCACCCGCCTGGAGATCACCCGAATGCTGCGCACCGATGAGAACTTCCGGGCACGGTGGCAGGAGCATCAGGCACTGCTCGATGAGGCGGTACTGACTCGACTCACCCGCAATGCCGCGCAGAGCCGGATGCGCACCGATGTTCCCGTCGACGTACTGCACGTCTACCTGGACACGATGCTGGAGGGATTTCTTTCCCGGCTGGCATCAGGGCGTTCCGTGGAGCACCTGGAACAGGTGCTGGCACTCGTCGAAGATTCGGTGCGTCGCGGCACCTGA
- a CDS encoding metal-sulfur cluster assembly factor, giving the protein MSEQDTTQQDTPSTEERESSSTFEKQQARPPQTEAQIAMAADVEEYMRDVIDPELGINVVDLGLVYDIWIEGERDAMMDMTLTSPACPLTDVIEDQSTSAIVGNKVADSLTINWVWIPAWGPHMITEEGREQLRALGFAV; this is encoded by the coding sequence ATGAGCGAGCAAGACACCACCCAACAGGACACCCCGTCCACCGAGGAGCGCGAGTCCTCCTCGACCTTCGAGAAGCAGCAGGCCCGCCCGCCGCAGACCGAAGCACAGATCGCGATGGCCGCTGACGTCGAGGAGTACATGCGCGATGTCATCGACCCTGAGCTGGGCATCAACGTCGTCGATCTCGGCCTGGTCTACGACATCTGGATCGAGGGGGAGCGGGATGCCATGATGGACATGACCCTGACTTCTCCCGCCTGTCCGCTGACCGATGTCATTGAGGACCAGTCCACCTCAGCCATTGTCGGTAACAAGGTCGCCGACAGCCTCACCATCAACTGGGTGTGGATCCCCGCCTGGGGTCCGCACATGATCACCGAGGAGGGTCGCGAACAGCTCCGCGCCCTCGGCTTCGCGGTCTAA
- a CDS encoding DUF1990 domain-containing protein, whose protein sequence is MSTLTYPTFLRGASLKLAAGIDPVELGLEGWQITDRSLVLGRGRNCFEQASQRLFDWRAHAHAGVKVQRSGQVVELKFGPTLSPCLILVEERGAEQSLLMYGTLPGHVENGEEAFLITLEPSGEVRARCVAFSKPAWFWARLGKPVARVVQLAVTDAYLRGMRS, encoded by the coding sequence ATGAGCACGCTGACCTACCCGACCTTCTTACGTGGGGCGAGTCTGAAATTAGCGGCTGGGATAGACCCTGTGGAGCTGGGACTTGAGGGATGGCAGATCACCGACCGTTCCCTCGTGCTGGGTCGGGGCCGGAACTGTTTCGAGCAGGCCTCACAGCGCCTCTTCGACTGGCGGGCACATGCCCACGCAGGGGTGAAGGTGCAGCGTTCTGGTCAAGTGGTGGAGCTGAAGTTCGGGCCCACCCTTTCTCCCTGTCTGATTTTGGTTGAGGAGCGCGGGGCGGAGCAGTCTCTGCTGATGTACGGAACTCTGCCGGGTCATGTGGAAAATGGGGAAGAGGCCTTCCTGATCACCTTGGAACCCTCAGGTGAGGTTCGGGCCCGGTGCGTGGCCTTTTCCAAACCTGCCTGGTTCTGGGCTCGACTGGGAAAGCCAGTGGCACGAGTGGTACAGCTGGCGGTCACTGATGCCTATCTACGGGGAATGCGGTCCTAG
- the sufU gene encoding Fe-S cluster assembly sulfur transfer protein SufU encodes MNLESMYQEVILDHYKHPMHAGLRDPYEAEVHHVNPSCGDEITLRVHLSADGKTVEDVSYDAEGCSISQASTSVMAEEIIGKPVEEAMAKLTAFEEMITSRGKKEGDIEMIGDGVAFSGVSKYPARVKCALLGWKAFQAATADALEKL; translated from the coding sequence GTGAACCTCGAATCCATGTACCAGGAAGTGATCCTGGACCACTACAAACACCCGATGCACGCCGGTCTCCGGGATCCTTATGAGGCCGAGGTGCACCATGTCAACCCCTCCTGCGGCGATGAGATCACACTGAGGGTTCACCTCTCCGCGGACGGCAAGACCGTCGAAGACGTCTCCTATGATGCCGAAGGCTGCTCCATCAGCCAGGCCTCAACCTCCGTGATGGCCGAGGAAATTATCGGCAAACCGGTGGAAGAGGCAATGGCGAAACTGACGGCTTTCGAGGAGATGATCACCTCCCGGGGCAAGAAGGAGGGTGACATCGAAATGATCGGAGATGGCGTCGCCTTCTCCGGCGTGTCCAAGTACCCCGCCCGAGTCAAGTGCGCCCTGCTCGGCTGGAAGGCCTTCCAGGCCGCAACCGCAGATGCATTGGAGAAGCTATGA
- a CDS encoding CPBP family intramembrane glutamic endopeptidase has translation MTLTVSVGELVRTALLLFVAVLVTEAIPEEAVFRGYVTTALSAVQSRWWVITNQALLFTVFAGMLHQDWNLLDLSLFLRMGIGFGYLRLITGSIWMSLGFHVPFQTGAQLVLTHEAVVFAGGSGVAMLSLGVIPFTLAGILITTRCPRKREET, from the coding sequence TTGACCCTCACTGTCTCCGTCGGAGAGTTGGTCAGAACTGCTCTGCTGCTGTTTGTTGCCGTCCTGGTCACTGAGGCAATTCCTGAAGAGGCAGTTTTCCGGGGTTATGTCACCACCGCGCTGTCCGCCGTGCAGAGTCGCTGGTGGGTCATCACCAACCAAGCGCTGCTGTTTACCGTCTTCGCCGGCATGCTCCACCAGGACTGGAATCTCCTGGATCTCTCACTCTTCCTGAGGATGGGCATCGGTTTCGGATATCTGCGACTGATCACCGGTTCCATCTGGATGTCCCTTGGTTTCCATGTCCCGTTCCAGACCGGGGCCCAGCTCGTCCTCACCCATGAGGCGGTCGTCTTCGCAGGTGGATCCGGAGTGGCGATGCTCTCCCTCGGTGTCATCCCCTTCACCCTCGCCGGAATTCTGATCACCACCCGATGTCCGCGAAAGCGAGAGGAGACATGA
- a CDS encoding NAD(P)-binding oxidoreductase, with protein sequence MADKKSKKVLIIGGHGRVALIATPKLIAAGHDVTSVIRNPNHVSDIEAIGATPLVRDIIGLEVETWEQRLTQYDVVIWAAGHGDRDSVEGTYAVDRDAALTSLEAMRNLLARGEHVPRYLMVSFLGSLNLQVDPEDSFYAYAESKKQVDRELLAAEDLDGLILAPGQLTMDDSPGGGTLLDPENESPWERKTSRYLVAEVITEMVGREELPEKKVLAFTDGKTPPSEF encoded by the coding sequence ATGGCAGACAAGAAGAGCAAGAAGGTACTGATCATCGGCGGACACGGCCGGGTGGCCCTGATTGCGACCCCGAAGCTGATTGCTGCGGGTCATGATGTCACTTCCGTGATCCGCAACCCCAACCACGTCTCTGATATCGAGGCCATCGGTGCGACCCCCCTGGTCCGCGATATCATCGGCCTTGAGGTGGAAACCTGGGAGCAGAGGCTCACCCAATATGATGTGGTGATCTGGGCCGCCGGGCATGGCGACAGGGACAGTGTCGAAGGAACCTACGCTGTCGACCGGGATGCCGCCCTCACCTCGCTGGAGGCCATGCGTAACCTTTTGGCCCGCGGAGAGCACGTCCCGCGCTATCTGATGGTTTCCTTTTTGGGCTCGTTGAACCTGCAGGTCGACCCGGAGGACAGCTTCTACGCCTATGCCGAGTCCAAGAAGCAGGTGGACCGGGAGCTGCTGGCCGCCGAGGACCTGGATGGCCTCATCCTGGCCCCTGGCCAGCTGACCATGGATGATTCCCCCGGCGGAGGAACCCTCCTCGATCCGGAGAATGAGAGCCCCTGGGAGCGGAAGACCTCCCGTTACCTGGTGGCCGAGGTGATCACGGAGATGGTCGGCAGGGAAGAGCTGCCGGAGAAAAAGGTGCTGGCTTTCACGGACGGGAAGACCCCACCCAGCGAATTCTGA
- a CDS encoding GDSL-type esterase/lipase family protein — MKKKTLASILAAVMATLGVAAAPQASASPNSLVAFGDSVMSNPDMGSWFNSRALGSSSGSSDGRNCPTDPNSFSKHAAWQQGMVPHDYSCTGASVFSGGNQLSTQVDWAIQDGHLDRGTREVLVNFGFNDTYGPLMNGATEQWIRDTYINVAAGQVDRIKAAAPNAEIKIVGYPSITNGSAVCLLQLGNNIRTYEPLPIVAQSENLIHSMQSGLAQRTGTKFVDIRAASRGHDMCARDGQRWYGALFDFGESTNLPVHMTARGMTEVGGIIARA, encoded by the coding sequence ATGAAGAAGAAAACTCTGGCGTCAATTCTCGCCGCGGTCATGGCAACCCTGGGAGTGGCGGCAGCACCCCAGGCATCGGCTTCCCCGAACTCTCTGGTTGCCTTCGGCGACTCCGTGATGTCCAACCCGGACATGGGTTCCTGGTTCAACAGTCGCGCCCTGGGGTCCTCCTCGGGCAGCAGCGACGGCCGCAATTGCCCTACCGACCCGAACAGCTTTTCCAAGCATGCAGCCTGGCAGCAGGGGATGGTCCCGCATGACTACTCCTGCACCGGTGCCTCCGTCTTCAGCGGCGGCAACCAATTGTCCACCCAGGTTGACTGGGCCATCCAGGATGGTCACCTTGATCGGGGTACCCGCGAGGTGCTGGTCAACTTCGGCTTCAATGACACCTACGGACCGCTGATGAATGGTGCCACGGAGCAGTGGATCCGGGACACCTACATCAATGTGGCCGCTGGCCAGGTCGACCGGATCAAGGCCGCCGCCCCCAATGCTGAGATCAAGATCGTCGGTTACCCTTCCATCACCAACGGTTCCGCGGTGTGCCTACTGCAGCTGGGAAATAATATCCGCACTTATGAGCCGCTGCCGATTGTCGCGCAGTCGGAGAACCTCATCCATTCCATGCAGTCCGGACTGGCACAGCGCACCGGGACCAAGTTTGTCGACATCCGAGCCGCCTCCCGCGGGCACGATATGTGCGCCCGGGACGGCCAGCGCTGGTACGGTGCCCTCTTCGACTTCGGTGAGTCGACCAACCTGCCCGTCCACATGACCGCCCGCGGTATGACCGAGGTTGGCGGTATCATCGCCCGCGCCTGA
- a CDS encoding PFL family protein — protein MAFDDKGTQILDTIEMIERYRLDIRTVTMGISLLECTRSTMAETCEAVYDRVSTQARQLVEVCEGIERELGIPIVNKRISVTPIALIAGGLDGDPVDLAKALDRAAKEVGVNFIGGYSALVEKGGTTAEKKLIRSIPQALTETDVVCSSVNIGSSRAGINMNAVAEMGRVVKEAAALTADRSAIACAKLVVFANSVGDNPFMAGAFHGIEEPDCVVSVGVSGPGVVSRALANMGGATLNEVAEEIKKAAFKITRAGQLVGNLAAERLGVPFGIVDLSLAPTAEVGDSVANILEVMGLDQVGTHGTTAALALLNDAVKKGGMMACSRVGGLSGSFIPISEDKGMIEAVRAGTISIDKLEAMTAICSVGLDMIAIPGDTSAETIAGMIADEAAIGVMNHKTTAVRVIPVPGTVPGDEVNFGGLLGYAPVIPVNQVGNSAFINRGGFIPSPVHGFRN, from the coding sequence ATGGCATTCGATGACAAGGGCACGCAGATCCTCGACACAATCGAGATGATCGAGCGCTACCGCCTTGATATCCGCACCGTCACCATGGGCATCAGCCTGTTGGAGTGCACCCGCTCCACCATGGCCGAAACCTGTGAGGCCGTCTATGACCGCGTCTCCACCCAGGCCCGCCAGCTGGTGGAGGTCTGTGAGGGAATTGAACGGGAACTCGGCATCCCGATCGTGAACAAGCGCATCTCGGTCACCCCGATCGCACTGATCGCCGGTGGGCTTGACGGGGATCCGGTGGACCTGGCCAAGGCACTGGATCGCGCGGCCAAGGAGGTCGGCGTCAACTTCATCGGCGGTTACTCCGCACTCGTGGAGAAGGGCGGCACCACCGCCGAGAAGAAGCTGATCCGCTCCATCCCGCAGGCCCTGACCGAGACGGACGTGGTCTGTTCCTCGGTGAACATCGGTTCCTCCCGCGCCGGCATCAACATGAACGCCGTCGCCGAGATGGGCCGCGTGGTCAAGGAGGCCGCCGCACTGACCGCCGATCGCAGTGCCATCGCCTGCGCCAAGCTGGTGGTTTTCGCCAACTCCGTCGGTGACAACCCCTTCATGGCGGGTGCCTTCCACGGCATCGAAGAGCCGGACTGCGTGGTCAGCGTCGGTGTCTCCGGGCCTGGTGTGGTCTCCCGCGCACTCGCCAACATGGGCGGCGCCACCCTCAATGAGGTCGCCGAGGAAATCAAGAAAGCCGCCTTCAAGATCACCCGCGCCGGTCAGTTGGTGGGCAATCTCGCCGCGGAGCGCCTCGGTGTTCCCTTCGGCATCGTGGACCTCTCCCTGGCTCCCACCGCCGAGGTCGGTGACTCCGTGGCCAATATCCTGGAGGTCATGGGCCTGGACCAGGTGGGCACCCACGGCACCACCGCCGCACTGGCACTGCTTAACGACGCCGTGAAGAAGGGTGGCATGATGGCCTGCTCCCGCGTGGGTGGCCTCTCCGGCTCCTTCATCCCGATCTCCGAAGATAAGGGCATGATCGAGGCGGTCCGCGCCGGAACCATCTCCATAGACAAGCTTGAGGCCATGACCGCCATCTGTTCGGTCGGCCTGGACATGATCGCCATCCCGGGTGACACCTCCGCCGAGACCATCGCCGGCATGATCGCCGATGAGGCCGCCATCGGCGTGATGAACCATAAGACCACCGCGGTACGCGTCATCCCGGTGCCGGGAACCGTCCCGGGTGATGAGGTCAACTTCGGTGGCCTGCTGGGCTATGCCCCGGTCATCCCGGTCAACCAGGTGGGTAACTCCGCCTTCATCAACCGCGGCGGTTTCATCCCCTCCCCGGTCCACGGTTTCCGCAACTAA
- a CDS encoding ACT domain-containing protein, which translates to MKAIMTVTGIDHTGIIAAVATALAEQNINIHNVQQSIMDNFFTMILHIALPEDSVIAGVQEKMEAVEKQENLVIRIQSEEFFTAVNEI; encoded by the coding sequence ATGAAAGCCATCATGACCGTGACCGGTATCGACCACACCGGAATCATTGCCGCAGTTGCCACCGCACTCGCTGAGCAGAACATCAACATCCACAATGTCCAGCAGTCCATCATGGATAATTTCTTCACCATGATCCTGCATATCGCGCTTCCCGAGGACTCGGTCATCGCCGGTGTCCAGGAAAAGATGGAGGCTGTGGAGAAGCAGGAGAACCTGGTCATCCGCATCCAGTCCGAGGAATTCTTCACCGCAGTCAACGAAATTTAA
- a CDS encoding glutamine amidotransferase, which produces MLSVLLVSPRQGAAVAAAEYRDVLKATGLEPEELTQRMLDSEDAVIGDLSEFDGVIVGGSSLNVTDFEYGPWQRQVHEELTRLSEASIPTLMVCYGASFLTYAGGGRVGRSHPESSGPTIVELTEAGRRDPLSANLPERFTSLTGHTENIERPGRGAVVLATGPSCPVQMIRTNEWTWACQFHADMDAAAMKDRMDFYFDYGYFSPEDYAAIVAHLPSVDTTWSRQVLRNFVTYCAEHNSATLQPQLEKAPVG; this is translated from the coding sequence ATGCTCTCAGTTCTTCTTGTTTCCCCACGTCAGGGCGCCGCTGTTGCGGCCGCCGAGTATCGGGACGTGCTCAAGGCCACCGGGCTTGAGCCGGAGGAACTGACCCAGCGAATGCTCGACTCCGAGGATGCGGTGATCGGGGATCTCAGTGAGTTCGACGGAGTCATCGTCGGCGGCAGCTCCTTGAACGTCACCGACTTCGAATATGGCCCCTGGCAGCGTCAGGTCCATGAAGAACTCACCCGCCTCTCCGAGGCGTCCATCCCCACCCTGATGGTCTGCTATGGCGCCAGTTTCCTGACCTATGCCGGCGGCGGCCGGGTGGGGCGCAGCCACCCGGAAAGCAGCGGACCCACCATCGTCGAACTGACCGAGGCCGGCCGACGGGATCCGCTGAGCGCGAATCTTCCGGAGCGTTTCACCTCATTGACCGGGCACACCGAGAATATCGAGCGGCCGGGCCGGGGTGCAGTGGTATTGGCCACCGGCCCCAGTTGCCCGGTGCAGATGATACGCACCAATGAGTGGACCTGGGCCTGCCAGTTCCATGCTGACATGGACGCAGCTGCGATGAAGGATCGGATGGACTTCTACTTCGACTACGGTTACTTCTCCCCCGAGGACTATGCAGCCATTGTCGCCCACCTGCCCAGTGTGGACACCACCTGGTCCCGCCAGGTGCTGCGCAACTTCGTGACTTACTGCGCTGAACACAACAGCGCCACCCTCCAGCCACAACTGGAGAAGGCGCCCGTCGGTTAG
- a CDS encoding ABC-F family ATP-binding cassette domain-containing protein — protein sequence MIVTNDLEVRAGARTLLNAPGQLLRVQPGDRVGLVGRNGAGKTTTMRILAGETQPYGGKVTTAGDIGYLPQDSREGNIEQTARDRVLSARGLDQIRSAMERQQEIMETTLDDRKRDAAIGKYSRFEEQYASLGGYEADSEAAQICDNLGLPARILDQKLNTLSGGQRRRVELAQILFAATNGSGKSATTLLLDEPTNHLDADSISWLRGFLSKHEGGLIMISHDVELLDAVCNKIWYLDAVRSEADVYNMGFTKYKDARATDEARRRRERANAEKKAGALKVQAAKLGAKATKAAAAKQMLARADKMVNSLDEIRVSDRVASISFPEPAPCGKTPMNAKGLTKMYGSLEVFAGVDLAIDKGSRVVVLGFNGAGKTTLLKLLAGVERTDGEGGIVSGYGLKVGYFAQEHDTIDPDKSVWQNTLDACPDAVEQDLRGVLGAFMFSGDQLQQPAGTLSGGEKTRLALAGLVSSRANVLLLDEPTNNLDPQSREQVLDAIRTYTGAVVLVTHDPGAVKALEPERVIVLPDGTEDLWSDEYMEIVELA from the coding sequence GTGATTGTCACCAACGACCTTGAAGTGCGCGCTGGCGCCCGAACCCTGCTCAATGCCCCCGGGCAGCTCCTGCGGGTCCAACCGGGTGACCGTGTCGGACTCGTCGGCCGTAACGGTGCCGGCAAGACCACCACCATGCGCATCCTGGCGGGAGAGACCCAGCCCTACGGCGGTAAGGTCACCACCGCCGGTGATATCGGCTACCTGCCCCAGGACTCCCGGGAGGGCAATATCGAGCAGACCGCTCGGGACCGTGTGCTCTCCGCCCGTGGACTGGATCAGATCCGTTCCGCGATGGAGCGGCAGCAGGAGATCATGGAGACGACCCTCGATGATCGCAAGCGCGATGCGGCGATCGGCAAGTATTCCCGCTTCGAGGAACAATACGCTTCCCTCGGCGGGTATGAGGCTGACTCCGAGGCCGCCCAGATCTGCGATAACCTGGGCCTGCCCGCCCGGATTCTGGATCAGAAGCTCAACACCCTCTCGGGTGGCCAGCGTCGCCGTGTAGAGCTGGCACAGATCCTCTTCGCCGCCACCAACGGCTCCGGAAAGTCCGCCACCACCCTGTTGTTGGATGAGCCCACTAACCACCTGGATGCCGACTCTATTTCCTGGCTGCGAGGGTTCCTCTCCAAGCACGAGGGTGGGCTGATCATGATCTCCCACGACGTCGAACTGCTGGACGCGGTCTGCAACAAGATCTGGTACCTGGATGCAGTCCGCAGTGAGGCTGATGTCTACAACATGGGCTTTACCAAGTACAAGGACGCCCGTGCCACCGATGAGGCCCGTCGTCGTCGGGAGCGCGCCAACGCCGAGAAGAAGGCCGGTGCACTGAAGGTGCAGGCCGCGAAGCTGGGTGCCAAGGCCACGAAGGCTGCCGCAGCCAAGCAGATGCTGGCTCGTGCCGACAAGATGGTCAACTCCCTCGATGAGATCCGGGTGTCTGACCGGGTCGCCAGCATCTCCTTCCCGGAGCCCGCACCCTGCGGCAAGACCCCCATGAACGCCAAGGGGCTGACCAAGATGTACGGTTCCCTGGAGGTCTTCGCGGGTGTGGACCTGGCCATTGACAAGGGATCCCGGGTGGTGGTGCTGGGTTTCAACGGCGCCGGTAAAACCACCCTGCTCAAGCTGCTGGCCGGTGTGGAACGCACCGACGGAGAGGGTGGCATCGTCTCCGGTTATGGCCTGAAGGTGGGTTATTTCGCCCAGGAGCATGACACCATCGATCCGGATAAGTCGGTCTGGCAGAACACCCTCGACGCCTGTCCGGATGCGGTGGAACAGGATCTGCGGGGCGTGCTCGGTGCCTTCATGTTCAGCGGCGATCAACTGCAGCAGCCTGCCGGCACCCTCTCCGGTGGTGAAAAGACCCGCCTGGCGCTGGCTGGCCTGGTCTCATCCCGGGCAAACGTTCTGCTGCTTGATGAGCCCACCAACAACCTGGATCCGCAGTCCCGTGAACAGGTGCTGGATGCCATCCGAACCTACACCGGCGCGGTCGTCCTGGTCACCCACGACCCGGGTGCCGTCAAGGCACTGGAGCCGGAGCGGGTCATCGTGTTGCCTGACGGCACCGAGGATCTGTGGAGTGACGAGTACATGGAAATCGTCGAGTTGGCCTAG
- a CDS encoding NAD(P)H-binding protein codes for MKQALILGGNGTVAQLTTPKLQLGGFEVTSVIHDKGHVDTIIELGAAPVIQDITRADLKTWQALLDGMDLVIWAVDGMGKMPAEAEQQAAIQLIDAVANSPYAPRLLLLSTRAHTAAEARSDPSLEPWLKARLAVEDYFCRRALEDALLLGPGGLVDGNGSGIRLIDSSATPHPWVRPGDTSRGLVSRVLVEMAFREDLPVWGRLDFINGHGEVSVL; via the coding sequence ATGAAACAAGCACTGATCCTCGGTGGTAATGGGACGGTGGCCCAGCTGACCACCCCGAAACTACAGCTCGGCGGATTTGAGGTCACTTCCGTGATCCACGATAAGGGTCACGTGGACACCATCATCGAGCTGGGTGCAGCCCCCGTGATCCAGGACATCACCCGCGCAGATCTGAAGACCTGGCAAGCTCTGCTCGATGGGATGGATCTGGTGATCTGGGCCGTCGATGGAATGGGCAAGATGCCCGCGGAAGCGGAACAGCAGGCTGCGATCCAGCTTATCGATGCCGTCGCAAACTCGCCCTATGCGCCCCGCCTGCTGCTGCTCAGCACCCGCGCGCATACCGCCGCGGAGGCCCGGTCAGATCCGAGCCTGGAGCCATGGCTGAAGGCTCGGTTGGCTGTTGAGGATTATTTCTGTCGCCGGGCACTGGAAGATGCCCTCCTTCTCGGGCCCGGTGGGCTCGTTGACGGAAATGGATCCGGCATCCGTCTGATTGACTCCAGTGCGACCCCTCACCCCTGGGTCCGACCCGGTGACACCTCCCGTGGCCTGGTCTCCCGGGTGCTCGTGGAGATGGCTTTCCGGGAGGATCTGCCGGTCTGGGGTCGCCTGGACTTCATCAATGGACACGGTGAGGTATCGGTCCTCTGA